The genomic region GGCAAGACCAGCACGCCACCCACACGCTGGAGTCGGGGGGCTAAGCCCAAACCGCTGCAGCCGGGCTGCTGCATCCCCTTTCAGGTCAGTCTGCCCGCTTGGGTGGGCAGGTGGTGTCGTCACCATTGAGAGGGAAGACATCCACAGGCTTCAACCCCAGCCCGTGCATGCCCAGTGCCATGGCTGCGCCGCGGCTGAGGTCCATGACACGGTTGGCAACATGAGGCCCCCGGTCGTTGATGCGGACCACGACTTCGCGGCCTGTCGCCTGGCTGCGCACACAGACCAGCGTACCAAAAGGCAAGGTTCGGTGAGCAGCGGTCAACGCGTGCATGTCAAAGCGCTCTCCGCTAGCCGTGCGCCGCCGATGAAAACCCGGGCCATACCAGGAGACCAAACCCGTTTCACTGGGAGTTGCTTCGCTGGCATCGTCATCACCCACAGGGTCCTCACCAAGCAGATCAATGGAAGAACGCACAGAGGTCTGCGCAGTCGTGGTAGAAGACGGGCTTTCGCCCGCGTGCGCGGCACTGGCACCTGGTAAGTCCTGCGCATGCGCAGCCACCACCCACAGTGCAGCGCCGATGGGCACGCACAACCATGCGGCCACATCGCCGCACCGCGCCCGCCACTCCCTCGACCACCACCCAGGCACGCTCAAAGCTCCAGGCGTCGGCAGATTTCCAGAGTCGCGGCACTCTGGTTCATGGTGTAGAAGTGCAACGCTGGCACCCCGGCACTGCGCAACTGGTCGCACAGGTCGGTCACCACATCCAGACCAAACGCCTTGATGCTGGCGGTATCGTCGCCAAAGCCCTGCAGGCGCAAGCGAATCCAACGGGGAATTTCTGCTCCGCAGGCATCCGAGAAACGCATCAGCTGCGTAGAGCTGGAGATCGGCATGATCCCGGGAACCACGGGCACGTCCGCACCGAGCTTCTGGGTGTCCTCTACGAAGCGAAAGTAAGCATCGCTGTTATAGAAATACTGGGTGATGGCAGCGTCGGCACCTGCCTTCACCTTGGCCACATAAGCCTTCAGATCTGCCTCCGGCGACCGTGCCTGGGGATGAAACTCCGGATAGGCAGCCACTTCGATATGAAAGTCACGCCCCGTTTCTTCCCGGATGAAGGCGACCAGATCACTGGCGTATTGAAACTCCCCACCCGCACCATAGCCACTGGGCAGGTCTCCGCGCAGCGCCACCAGGCGACGCACTCCCATGGATTTGAGCACCTGCAATTGCTCACGCACTGACTGACGCGTGGCACCGATGCAGGAAAAATGCGATGCGGCGCTGACACCTTCAGAAAGGATTTCCTTGACGGTGGTGAAAGTCCCTTCCTGGGTCGAACCACCGGCCCCATAGGTCACCGAGCAAAACTCAGGATGCAGCGCATACAGCTGCTGGCGCACCGTGCGCAGTTTTTCTGCCCCCTCGGGGGTTTTGGGGGGAAAGAACTCCAGACTGACCGGGAACCCGGTGGCTTCTGCTTTGACGGCGTTCATGCGGCCCTCCTTGCATCAACAAAAAATTCGCGGTTGCCATCACCCCCTTGAATGGGGCTGTCCATCCACGACACAACTTCCAGTCCCAAAGCGCCACAGCACTCGCGGATACGCTGCTCAACCACAGCGTAGAGCGACTCGTCACGCACGATGCCACCTTTGCCCACCTGGCCAGGCTGCAGCTCAAACTGCGGCTTGACCAGCATGATCAGGCGGCCCTGTGGTGCCAGCAAAGGCACGAGCGCAGGCAGCACCAGCGTCAGCGAGATGAAGGACAGATCCCCCGTCACCAGATCAAACACCGGTGTGGTGTCGGTCTCTTCGCGACCGGGCCTGCGCCTGCGTTCCTTGGGCAGGGTGCCTTCAGCACGCGCCTTTTCCAGCGCCTGCCGCTCGGCCTTGAAAGCCTCAATCTCCTGCTCCTTGGCATCATCGCTGTCGTCGTATTCCTCATCGACCACGCCGCCATTGCGCATCCAGCTGTAGGGGGCCACGGGCTGGGTGTCGTTGTCTTCCAGGTCTTGCACCACCTCTTCAGACAAGGCAATGTCGCAGGCTTCGACTAGCGACTCTGCCGTCATGGAGCGCGCGTTCAAGCCTTCGACACACACCACACGCGCATCGTTCCGAAGCCGGTCATGCAATTGCCCGTGCCCCACGTCCACACCGATCACCTGCAAGGCACCGCGCTGCAGCAGGCAGTCCGTAAAGCCACCTGTACTCTGCCCCACATCCAGACAGCGCAGGCCCTTTACGGAAATACCTGCCGTCTTGAGCGCGCCTTCGAGCTTGAGGCCGCCACGGGAGATGTACTTGGCTTCTGCATCGTCCAGCAACCGCACCTCCGCCACGGACGGAATGTCATCACCGTTTTTGACGACCTTGTTCCAGGCGGCCAATGGCGAAAGACGCCACTCCACCCCCGACGCAATCAGCCGCTGCGCCTGCGAGCGCGTGGCGGCATGGCCGCGTTCCACGAGAAATACATCTGCGCGCATGGCGCTCATCCTTTATGAATCAAATCAGCCTCTAGCGCTTATTCAACAAGCGCAGGCAGCTATCATAAAAATAGCAAAATCGATAACAAAATTTCGCTACACGAGGCGGCGAAGCGCCCCGACCTCCCTCAACGGGAGCAGTTCACACCACTCCACCCAGCGCTCCTGACCGGGCTTTCGCCGCAGGCAGTTCCATAAGAACTGCGAGACGGGCCCACAGCGCCAGGGGGTTGAGTGAGCCGCTCTTAGTAGCGATAGGTGTCAGGCTTGTAAGGACCTTGCTTGGGCACGCCAATGTAGGCGGCCTGCTCGTCGCTCAACTCAGTCAGCATCGCGCCCACCTTCTTCAGGTGCAGGCGGGCTACCTTCTCGTCCAGATGCTTAGGCAGCACGTACACCTTGCCCACGTCGTAGCCTTCGGGGTGGGTAAACAGCTCGATCTGCGCAATGGTCTGGTTGGCGAACGAGTTGGACATCACGAAGCTGGGGTGGCCGGTGCCGCAACCCAGATTCACCAGACGGCCCTTGGCCAGCAGGATGATGCGCTTGCCGTCAGGGAAGATCACGTGGTCCACCTGGGGCTTGATCTCTTCCCACTTGCAGTTTTCTTCCAGCTTGGCCACCTGGATTTCGTTGTCGAAGTGACCGATGTTGCAGACGATGGACTGGTCCTTCATTGCAGCCATGTGCTCATACGTGATCACATCGCGGTTGCCGGTGGTCGTCACGAAGATATCAGCCTTGTCGGCGGCCCACTCCATGGTCACGACCTTGAAGCCTTCCATGGCGGCTTGCAGGGCGTTGATGGGGTCGATCTCGGTGACCCACACCTGAGCGCTCAGGGCGCGCAGCGCCTGGGCCGAGCCCTTGCCCACGTCGCCATAGCCGCACACCACGGCCACCTTGCCAGCGATCATCACGTCGGTAGCCCGCTTGATGCCGTCCACCAGCGATTCGCGGCAGCCGTACAGGTTGTCAAACTTGCTCTTGGTCACCGAATCGTTCACGTTGATGGCACGGAACATCAGCGTGCCCTTGGCCGACATTTCCTTCAGGCGGTGCACACCGGTGGTGGTCTCTTCGGTCACACCGATGATCTGCGCGCTCTTGCGGCTGTACCAGGTGTTGTCTTCAGCCAGCTTGGCCTTGATGGCGGCAAACAAAATGCGCTCTTCCTCGCTGCCGGGGTTGGCCAGAATGCTCTGGTCCTTTTCGGCCTGCTTGCCCAGGTGCATCAGCAACGTGGCATCGCCGCCATCGTCCAGAATCATGTTGGGGCCTTCGCCCTCGGTGCCCTTGGCACCAAAGTCAAAGATGCGATGGGTGTAGTCCCAGTAGTCCACCAATGTCTCGCCCTTCACGGCAAACACAGGGGTGCCGGTGGCAGCAATGGCGGCAGCGGCATGGTCCTGGGTAGAGAAGATGTTGCACGAGGCCCAGCGCACTTGCGCGCCCAGTGCCTGCAGGGTCTCGATCAGCACAGCGGTCTGGATCGTCATGTGCAGCGAGCCAGTGATGCGGGCGCCCTTGAGGGGCTGCTTGGGCGCGAATTCTTCGCGGATGGCCATCAGGCCAGGCATCTCGGTTTCGGCAATCTTGATTTCTTTGCGGCCCCAATCGGCCAGGCCGATGTCGGCGATGATGCAGTCGGTATGTACCGGGGCGTTGACGCGTGCGTTCATGGTGTGCTCCAAAGCAGGTTTGAAAAGCCACTTGACGGGGGGAAGATGCAACTCACCGCACGAAAAGTGGATGAGCGTCGTTGCTTGATGACTCCGAGCCTCACGCCCCGCAATTGGCAGGGGGCGCTGCAACGCTCCTCGGATGGCGGGATTATAGGAGCAAGGCTCTGCAATGGCATCCATTCATGCAGGTAACCATCTGGACACGAAGCGGGAAAGCCGTCACGGTACGATTCACACTTCAGCGCCTGGGCAGACTACGTCCGCAGCGAAACAACCCGCTCAGCCGCCGTTTCACGCATAGGTAAAATCTTTGTCAACTGCACTGCATCCCAGCGCAGCAACAGACCTCTGCAGAGTCTGATCTGGCAACGCAGCAGCGTGCAGCGCTGCTTGCCACACCCATTCCAGGAAATTCCGTGTCTTACGCCCCAGAAACCCGGCGCCGCCGTACCTTTGCCATCATTTCCCACCCTGACGCTGGTAAGACCACGCTGACGGAAAAGCTGCTGCTGTTCTCGGGTGCCATCCAGATCGCAGGGGCCGTCAAGGGCCGCAAAGCCAGCCGCCACGCTACATCGGACTGGATGGAGATTGAAAAGCAGCGCGGTATCTCTGTGGCATCGTCGGTGATGCAGATGGCTTACCGCGACCATGTGGTCAACCTGCTTGACACCCCCGGCCACAAGGACTTCTCGGAAGACACCTACCGCGTGCTCACCGCCGTCGATTCGGCCCTGATGGTGATTGACGCCGCCAACGGCGTGGAAAGCCAGACCCGCCGCCTCATCGAGGTATGCCGCCAGCGCGATACGCCCATCATCACCTTCGTCAATAAGATGGACCGCGAAGTGCGCGACCCGCTGGACATCATGGACGAGGTGGAGCGCGAACTGGGCATGCCCTGCTGCCCCATCACGTGGCCCGTAGGCCAGGGCAAGAGCTTTGGCGGCATCATCAACCTGCTCACCAAGAGCATGACGGTGTTCCAGCCCGGTAGCGAAAAGCGCCCACAGGACTTCGAGACCATTCCCCTGTCTGACGCCGACAACCTGCGCGCCCGCTTCGGTCAAGCTTTTGACGACGCGCTCGAAAGCATGGACCTCGCTGTAGGAGCCTCTGCCGAGTGGGATCACGATGCTTTCCTGAAGGGCAAACTCACCCCCGTGTTCTTCGGCTCCGGTGTGAACAACTTCGGGGTAATGGAAGTGCTGAACGCGGTGGTCGACATGTCGCCCCCGCCTGGCCCGCGCGTGGCCTACACCGAGGTCAACCGCAACCGCG from Acidovorax sp. DW039 harbors:
- a CDS encoding septal ring lytic transglycosylase RlpA family protein, encoding MAAWLCVPIGAALWVVAAHAQDLPGASAAHAGESPSSTTTAQTSVRSSIDLLGEDPVGDDDASEATPSETGLVSWYGPGFHRRRTASGERFDMHALTAAHRTLPFGTLVCVRSQATGREVVVRINDRGPHVANRVMDLSRGAAMALGMHGLGLKPVDVFPLNGDDTTCPPKRAD
- the metF gene encoding methylenetetrahydrofolate reductase [NAD(P)H], with product MNAVKAEATGFPVSLEFFPPKTPEGAEKLRTVRQQLYALHPEFCSVTYGAGGSTQEGTFTTVKEILSEGVSAASHFSCIGATRQSVREQLQVLKSMGVRRLVALRGDLPSGYGAGGEFQYASDLVAFIREETGRDFHIEVAAYPEFHPQARSPEADLKAYVAKVKAGADAAITQYFYNSDAYFRFVEDTQKLGADVPVVPGIMPISSSTQLMRFSDACGAEIPRWIRLRLQGFGDDTASIKAFGLDVVTDLCDQLRSAGVPALHFYTMNQSAATLEICRRLEL
- a CDS encoding TlyA family RNA methyltransferase is translated as MRADVFLVERGHAATRSQAQRLIASGVEWRLSPLAAWNKVVKNGDDIPSVAEVRLLDDAEAKYISRGGLKLEGALKTAGISVKGLRCLDVGQSTGGFTDCLLQRGALQVIGVDVGHGQLHDRLRNDARVVCVEGLNARSMTAESLVEACDIALSEEVVQDLEDNDTQPVAPYSWMRNGGVVDEEYDDSDDAKEQEIEAFKAERQALEKARAEGTLPKERRRRPGREETDTTPVFDLVTGDLSFISLTLVLPALVPLLAPQGRLIMLVKPQFELQPGQVGKGGIVRDESLYAVVEQRIRECCGALGLEVVSWMDSPIQGGDGNREFFVDARRAA
- the ahcY gene encoding adenosylhomocysteinase, which encodes MNARVNAPVHTDCIIADIGLADWGRKEIKIAETEMPGLMAIREEFAPKQPLKGARITGSLHMTIQTAVLIETLQALGAQVRWASCNIFSTQDHAAAAIAATGTPVFAVKGETLVDYWDYTHRIFDFGAKGTEGEGPNMILDDGGDATLLMHLGKQAEKDQSILANPGSEEERILFAAIKAKLAEDNTWYSRKSAQIIGVTEETTTGVHRLKEMSAKGTLMFRAINVNDSVTKSKFDNLYGCRESLVDGIKRATDVMIAGKVAVVCGYGDVGKGSAQALRALSAQVWVTEIDPINALQAAMEGFKVVTMEWAADKADIFVTTTGNRDVITYEHMAAMKDQSIVCNIGHFDNEIQVAKLEENCKWEEIKPQVDHVIFPDGKRIILLAKGRLVNLGCGTGHPSFVMSNSFANQTIAQIELFTHPEGYDVGKVYVLPKHLDEKVARLHLKKVGAMLTELSDEQAAYIGVPKQGPYKPDTYRY
- a CDS encoding peptide chain release factor 3, giving the protein MSYAPETRRRRTFAIISHPDAGKTTLTEKLLLFSGAIQIAGAVKGRKASRHATSDWMEIEKQRGISVASSVMQMAYRDHVVNLLDTPGHKDFSEDTYRVLTAVDSALMVIDAANGVESQTRRLIEVCRQRDTPIITFVNKMDREVRDPLDIMDEVERELGMPCCPITWPVGQGKSFGGIINLLTKSMTVFQPGSEKRPQDFETIPLSDADNLRARFGQAFDDALESMDLAVGASAEWDHDAFLKGKLTPVFFGSGVNNFGVMEVLNAVVDMSPPPGPRVAYTEVNRNREEKTIQPEDESFSGVVFKVQANMDANHRDRIAFVRVASGKYTPGMKMKVQRTAKELRPTSVVTFMSQRREAVDEAYAGDIIGFTTHGGVQLGDTITDGPNLQFTGLPFFAPEMFMTVVLKNPLRTKQLQQGLMQLGEEGAIQVFKPDAGGNMLLGAVGQLQFEVVQHRLKTEYDCDVRLEACQYTGARWITADTPAELREFENAYPMRMARDAADTLAYLCTSPYDVRLAQERFPKIHFHPLREHAGLALQYS